The following proteins are encoded in a genomic region of Nakaseomyces glabratus chromosome J, complete sequence:
- a CDS encoding 40S ribosomal protein eS25 (CAGL0J00165g~Ortholog(s) have structural constituent of ribosome activity and cytosolic small ribosomal subunit localization): MPPKQQLSKAAKAAAAMAGGKKSKKKWSKKSHKDKAQHAVILDQEKFDRILKEVPTYRYVSVSVLVDRLKIGGSMARVALRHLEREGIIKPISKHSKQAIYTRASAE, from the coding sequence atgcCTCCAAAGCAACAATTGTCCAAGGCTGCCAAGGCTGCTGCCGCTATGGCCGGTGGTAAGAAGTCCAAGAAGAAGTGGTCCAAGAAGTCCCATAAGGACAAGGCCCAACACGCTGTCATCTTGGATCAAGAAAAGTTCGACAGAATCCTAAAGGAAGTCCCAACTTACAGATACGTTTCTGTCTCCGTTTTGGTTGACAGATTAAAGATTGGTGGTTCCATGGCTAGAGTTGCTTTGAGACACTTGGAAAGAGAAGGTATCATCAAGCCAATCTCCAAGCACTCTAAGCAAGCTATCTACACCAGAGCTTCTGCTGAATAG
- a CDS encoding uncharacterized protein (CAGL0J00187g~Ortholog(s) have cell periphery, endoplasmic reticulum localization) — MAKKIKIIKKRDRKRVDPLAKQKLAWTTGHSLVVVCGILFSIAYFFQILLFFKYRNWKWLFLRENKNYTFIKGTRWYHTILRHTPLLLYKTSLIGVFVSYGVTLLQNWKGVDPSWNDLLASQNFQSIMIAALWFVSGGKSFYKLVPFMVLSYLHLINMKNEFNGVDNHKEFSKKYKFQLNIVAYSELVVMLRLLIDALVMRTGTSGYMFVIYLGIYWLRLNYSAYAQASVVQIIKLVDHKIPKQAQPLWTGFKKFLSLKISECIERNRQIEKEDAIIAT, encoded by the coding sequence atggCTAAGAAGATCAAAATAATCAAGAAAAGGGATCGCAAAAGGGTCGACCCATTAGCCAAACAGAAACTAGCATGGACAACAGGTCATTCATTAGTTGTTGTGTGTGGTATTCTGTTTAGTATCGCATATTTCTTccaaatattattattcttcaAGTATAGAAATTGGAAATGGCTATTCCTTAGAGAGAACAAAAACTATACTTTCATTAAGGGAACAAGATGGTACCATACTATTTTGAGACATACACCACTTCTGTTATATAAGACCTCGTTGATCGGTGTCTTTGTCAGCTATGGTGTTACCTTATTACAGAATTGGAAGGGAGTGGATCCAAGTTGGAATGATTTGTTGGCAtctcaaaattttcagtCTATCATGATAGCTGCATTGTGGTTTGTAAGTGGCGGTAAATCATTTTATAAGCTAGTTCCTTTCATGGTTTTGAGCTACCTACATCTAATTAATATGAAGAATGAATTTAATGGCGTTGATAACCATAAAGAATTTAGTAAGAAGTACAAGTTTCAGTTAAACATTGTTGCCTACTCTGAGTTAGTCGTAATGCTGAGACTGTTAATCGATGCGCTTGTAATGAGAACGGGTACTTCTGGCTACATGTTCGTCATTTATCTTGGGATTTATTGGCTGAGATTGAACTACTCTGCTTATGCACAGGCATCTGTAGTTCAGATCATTAAGCTAGTAGATCACAAAATCCCAAAGCAGGCTCAACCATTGTGGACTggttttaaaaaatttttaaGTCTTAAGATCTCTGAGTGTATTGAGAGGAATAGACAAATAGAGAAGGAAGATGCTATTATAGCTACATAA